A region from the Candidatus Polarisedimenticolia bacterium genome encodes:
- a CDS encoding ABC transporter ATP-binding protein — translation MLIQTRELTKRYEVGGEEIYALRDVDLEIGRNEYMAITGPSGSGKTTLMNLLGCLDSPTRGTYLLNDQEVSRLGDDRLAEIRNREIGFVFQTFNLLPRATALHNVELPLVYSGVGAEERHERALQALRGVEMEDRATHRPNELSGGQRQRVAIARALINNPSLILADEPTGNLDSKTGEEILRLFERLHAGGQTIIVVTHEKTIAERAHRVVSIHDGKIASDVRQKA, via the coding sequence GTGCTGATCCAGACCCGCGAGCTGACGAAACGCTACGAGGTGGGCGGAGAGGAGATCTACGCCCTCAGGGACGTCGATCTGGAGATCGGCCGCAACGAGTACATGGCGATCACCGGCCCTTCGGGCTCGGGGAAGACGACCTTGATGAACCTCCTCGGCTGCCTCGACTCCCCGACGCGCGGCACCTACCTCTTGAACGACCAGGAGGTGAGCCGCCTCGGCGACGATCGTCTCGCCGAGATCCGCAACCGGGAGATCGGCTTTGTCTTCCAGACCTTCAACCTCCTGCCGAGGGCCACGGCGCTCCACAACGTCGAGCTGCCGCTGGTCTACAGCGGCGTGGGGGCGGAGGAGCGCCACGAGCGGGCCCTCCAGGCCCTGCGCGGCGTGGAGATGGAGGATCGCGCCACCCACCGCCCCAACGAGCTGTCGGGAGGGCAGCGCCAGCGCGTCGCCATCGCCCGCGCCCTGATCAACAACCCCTCGCTGATCCTCGCCGACGAGCCGACGGGCAACCTGGACAGCAAGACGGGGGAGGAGATCCTGCGCCTCTTCGAGCGGCTCCACGCCGGAGGCCAGACGATCATCGTGGTCACCCACGAGAAGACGATCGCCGAAAGGGCCCACCGGGTCGTCTCCATCCACGACGGAAAGATCGCCTCGGACGTCCGCCAGAAAGCCTGA
- a CDS encoding Yip1 family protein, translating into MTDVQVQAAAETEPRQAMSFPARAVGIFTAPSRVFEEMKRRPAWLAPLLVVTLLLAGLYGVLFVTPEGATALRQQMQEANEKAGRQIPPETVDKQVAVTRYFWPASIVVFTPVATLLLAGLVYLIFSIGLGGEGTFKQTFAAYCHVGLIGLIGGLVTVAVIYLKQSVRASTTLTAFLPFLDEASFAYKFFRCIDVFVLWQLGVLSIGMGILNNLSTKKSATVLFSLYLSISLIIAVIWQVLS; encoded by the coding sequence ATGACGGACGTCCAGGTGCAGGCCGCGGCCGAAACCGAGCCGCGCCAGGCGATGAGCTTCCCGGCGAGGGCCGTCGGAATCTTCACGGCGCCATCCCGAGTCTTCGAGGAGATGAAGCGGCGGCCGGCGTGGCTGGCTCCGCTTCTCGTCGTCACGTTGCTGCTCGCGGGCCTCTACGGCGTCCTCTTCGTGACCCCGGAGGGCGCAACGGCGCTTCGCCAGCAGATGCAGGAGGCGAATGAGAAGGCGGGCCGGCAAATCCCTCCGGAAACCGTCGACAAGCAGGTGGCCGTCACGCGCTACTTTTGGCCGGCGAGCATCGTGGTCTTCACGCCCGTCGCCACGCTCCTGCTGGCCGGGCTCGTCTACCTGATCTTCAGCATCGGCCTGGGGGGGGAGGGGACCTTCAAGCAGACCTTCGCCGCCTACTGTCACGTCGGACTGATCGGCCTGATCGGAGGGCTGGTCACGGTGGCCGTGATCTATCTAAAGCAGAGCGTCAGGGCCTCCACCACGCTGACGGCGTTCCTGCCCTTCCTGGACGAGGCCTCCTTCGCGTACAAGTTCTTCCGGTGCATCGACGTCTTCGTGCTGTGGCAGCTGGGAGTTCTTTCGATCGGCATGGGAATCCTGAACAACCTGAGCACAAAGAAGTCGGCAACGGTGCTCTTTTCCCTCTATCTGTCCATCTCCCTGATCATCGCCGTCATCTGGCAGGTGCTGTCCTGA
- a CDS encoding efflux RND transporter periplasmic adaptor subunit: MSGKTKIAIAAGVVLVVGALVVVNLKFDRKKKVTVQTEKIEYRRLKSIVTASGKIKPKKQVNISASTIGKVTKLAVAEGDLVTEGQFLLQIDPAPLAAEVAALKASIAAGNAALAQSHASLDQSQLELRRLTELKKHDLATDQDIDRAKTSVQVETARTHAAEREVERLEANLRSASHMLSQVTFRSPLAGLITVMNIEEGENVVTGTMNNPGTVLMTIADLSEIEAEIDVDETDVVGIRIGQPATVSIDAFPGKKFKAEVVKVGNSAVAASSAAATEQTTNFRVTLALREKVPGIKPALSCSADIVTAVRDRSLAVPIQSMTIRTLPKEKAAAGAGGDAGGVRAASGPGSPKPARQTAGSSSGASADASADEASSDASADASDEEKSRGELEKEGAFVVRDGVAHFVTVKTGISGERFFEVLDGLKAGDEVITGTYQAIRDLKDGDPVKVDNTPKKKEGEETRKG, encoded by the coding sequence ATGTCAGGAAAAACGAAGATCGCCATCGCCGCGGGCGTCGTCCTGGTGGTCGGGGCCCTCGTCGTGGTCAACCTCAAGTTCGATCGGAAGAAGAAGGTCACCGTCCAGACGGAGAAGATCGAATACCGCCGCTTGAAGTCGATCGTCACCGCCTCGGGGAAGATCAAGCCGAAGAAGCAGGTGAACATCAGCGCCAGCACGATCGGCAAGGTGACGAAGCTGGCGGTCGCCGAGGGAGACCTGGTCACCGAAGGCCAGTTTCTCCTGCAGATCGATCCGGCGCCCCTGGCCGCCGAGGTCGCGGCACTGAAGGCTTCGATCGCCGCGGGGAACGCGGCCCTGGCTCAGTCGCACGCCAGCCTGGACCAGTCGCAGCTGGAGCTGCGGCGGCTCACCGAGCTGAAGAAGCACGACCTGGCCACCGACCAGGACATCGATCGGGCGAAGACCAGCGTCCAGGTGGAGACGGCGCGCACCCACGCCGCCGAGCGGGAGGTCGAGAGGCTGGAGGCCAATCTGAGAAGCGCGAGCCACATGCTCTCGCAGGTCACGTTCCGCTCACCTCTGGCAGGACTCATCACCGTCATGAACATCGAGGAAGGGGAGAACGTCGTGACCGGGACGATGAACAACCCCGGGACCGTCCTGATGACGATCGCCGATCTCTCCGAGATCGAGGCGGAGATCGACGTGGACGAGACCGACGTGGTGGGGATCCGGATCGGCCAGCCGGCGACCGTGTCGATCGACGCCTTTCCCGGCAAAAAATTCAAGGCCGAGGTGGTCAAGGTGGGAAACAGCGCCGTGGCCGCCTCGAGCGCCGCCGCGACGGAACAGACGACGAACTTCCGCGTGACCCTGGCGCTGCGCGAGAAGGTGCCGGGGATCAAGCCGGCCCTTTCCTGCTCGGCCGACATCGTCACCGCCGTCCGGGATCGCAGCCTGGCGGTCCCGATCCAATCGATGACGATCCGGACGCTGCCGAAGGAGAAGGCGGCGGCCGGCGCCGGCGGGGATGCCGGCGGCGTGCGCGCCGCTTCCGGTCCGGGTTCCCCGAAGCCGGCGCGGCAGACCGCCGGCTCGTCCTCGGGCGCTTCCGCCGATGCTTCAGCCGACGAGGCTTCCTCCGACGCTTCCGCCGATGCTTCGGATGAAGAGAAATCACGCGGCGAGCTCGAAAAGGAGGGGGCCTTCGTGGTCCGCGACGGGGTGGCTCATTTCGTCACGGTGAAGACGGGCATCAGCGGAGAGCGGTTCTTCGAGGTCCTGGACGGCCTGAAGGCAGGAGACGAGGTGATCACCGGAACCTACCAGGCGATCCGGGACCTCAAGGACGGGGACCCCGTGAAAGTCGACAACACCCCCAAGAAGAAGGAAGGGGAAGAGACCCGGAAAGGGTGA